The Panicum virgatum strain AP13 chromosome 5K, P.virgatum_v5, whole genome shotgun sequence genome has a window encoding:
- the LOC120709053 gene encoding uncharacterized protein LOC120709053: protein MGVWREGAGWCFCSGGGDDGGRSERVKAAIFSARSPALAEVNGLGTGNGSGSGLLIHRNLLLTTHGNLPSAAAAEDAEARLGHGRLVARLEPHRFFITSSILDLTIVGLDYTEGDSTLQSQQPHYLKTSCKPSLDHGSAVYLLGHTGKKELVIGEGKVVIGTDNLIKLATNGVTWCPGSAGFDAQGKLAFMICDPMKLASSPTTRSSSASSSSSHSWKKDHPMQFGIPISVVCDWLYQHWQGNLDEVTKPKLPLVRLMSSRSDHSSTSFTRRHVFKPDDENDDASVCSKPKYQQASGSSATARISHEANPLVDLRTSSEQGIATPDIYESPRPCQAPKDAAPVQLLDINFPPRAPNTIFLPLPLKQMLSDENNVETSKPKNRSKDNGFPSGLMWHRNSEAECRDPPVARQREDCSSEGQSSSSPVEILEYRGQDHYSSEEETMYSAETMESRNIPSPREKHVGRSQSCVTYSRWSSPRTSSMQNGTLRKQHTLIPVRKTHSQNTALPQRNHDYLSPTVSSAMKKRNSMEQQQPTKPRQSVVHSSPKWMF, encoded by the exons ATGGGGGTGTGGAGGGAGGGCGCGGGGTGGTGCTTCTgctctggcggcggcgacgacgggggGCGGTCGGAGCGGGTCAAGGCAGCGATCTTCTCCGCGAGGTCCCCCGCGCTGGCGGAGGTCAATGGGCTGGGGACCGGCaacgggagcgggagcgggctCCTGATCCACCGGAACCTGCTACTCACCACGCACGGCAACCTgccctccgcggccgccgccgaggacgccGAGGCGCGACTCGGACACGGCCGCCTCGTCGCTAGACTCGAGCCTCACAG ATTCTTCATTACAAGCTCAATTCTTGACCTTACAATAGTGGGTCTGGATTATACAGAGGGTGACTCAACTTTGCAGAGCCAGCAACCTCACTATTTGAAAACAAGCTGCAAACCAAGCCTAGATCATGGAAGTGCAGTGTACCTACTGGGACATACAGGGAAAAAGGAACTGGTGATTGGTGAGGGCAAAGTAGTTATTGGCACAGACAATCTCATAAAGCTCGCAACCAATGGGGTGACATGGTGCCCCGGATCTGCCGGTTTTGATGCCCAAGGGAAGCTAGCTTTCATGATTTGTGATCCAATGAAGTTGGCGTCTTCTCCCACCACCAGATCATCCTCggcatcctcatcctcatcacATTCTTGGAAGAAGGATCACCCAATGCAATTTGGGATCCCCATATCCGTGGTTTGTGATTGGTTGTATCAGCATTGGCAGGGAAACTTGGATGAGGTTACCAAGCCAAAGTTACCTCTTGTTCGGCTGATGTCCAGCAGGAGTGATCACTCAAGCACCTCTTTTACTCGTCGTCATGTGTTCAAGCCTGACGACGAGAATGATGATGCCTCTGTCTGTTCAAAGCCTAAATATCAGCAGGCATCAGGAAGCTCAGCCACTGCAAGGATTTCGCATGAAGCGAATCCTCTAGTTGATCTGCGCACTAGCAGTGAACAGGGGATTGCAACACCAGATATCTATGAGTCGCCAAGGCCTTGCCAGGCTCCGAAGGATgctgcaccagttcaactctTGGACATCAACTTCCCACCCAGGGCTCCAAATACTATCTTTCTACCACTGCCTCTGAAGCAAATGCTTTCTGATGAGAACAATGTTGAAACATCCAAGCCTAAAAATCGGTCGAAAGACAATGGTTTCCCATCTGGGCTGATGTGGCACCGTAATAGTGAGGCTGAGTGTCGGGACCCTCCCGTAGCTCGTCAGCGTGAGGATTGCAGCAGTGAGGGGCAGTCAAGCTCGTCACCTGTTGAGATACTGGAGTATAGAGGTCAGGATCATTATAGCAGCGAAGAGGAAACAATGTACTCAGCTGAAACCATGGAAAGCAGGAACATCCCAAGCCCCAGGGAAAAGCATGTGGGGAGGAGCCAGAGCTGTGTCACCTACAGCAGGTGGAGCTCTCCAAGAACCTCATCAATGCAAAACGGAACATTGCGAAAGCAGCATACGCTGATCCCTGTGCGGAAGACACACTCACAGAACACGGCTCTACCACAGAGGAATCACGACTATTTAAGCCCAACAGTCTCCTCAGCTATGAAGAAGAGGAACTCCATGGAACAGCAACAACCCACAAAGCCTCGGCAGAGCGTTGTTCACTCTTCCCCAAAATGGATGTTTTGA
- the LOC120709055 gene encoding uncharacterized protein LOC120709055, with product MPRLLPLLVLLLVSSAAASSGSQAQGAGPGAPSRRGLVPVAPSEAELGAMVLGLNDTRRRLGGSFQLCAPCTCCGGDRHTCVLAPCCYAINCNIPNRPFGYCSFMPKSCDCLGCNL from the exons ATGCCCAGGCTCCTGCCTCTCCTCGTCTTGCTGCTCGTCTCGTCGGCCGCAGCCTCCAGCGGCTCCCAG GCGCAGGGAGCGGGACCCGGGGCGCCTTCCCGGCGGGGGCTGGTGCCGGTGGCACCGTCGGAGGCGGAGCTGGGCGCGATGGTGCTCGGGCTCAACgacacgcggcggcggctcgggggCAGCTTCCAGCTCTGCGCGCCCTGCACCTGCTGCGGCGGGGACAGGCACACCTGCGTCCTCGCGCCCTGCTGCTACGCCATCAACTGCAACATCCCTAACCGCCCCTTCGGGTACTGCTCCTTCATGCCCAAGTCCTGCGACTGCCTCGGATGCAACCTCTGA
- the LOC120709054 gene encoding zinc finger CCCH domain-containing protein 12-like has product MDEAGRASAPAAVTVSATTAPAHPPPSATAAAAAATDTSSPDPSALYGEGMWEQMAMNSGATMQPGPYPERPGEPDCTYYLRTGLCRFGMSCRFNHPPDRNLAIASARMKGEYPERVGQPECQYYLKTGTCKFGPTCKFHHPREKAGIAGRVQLNTLGYPLRPNEKECAYYLKTGQCKYANTCKFHHPELFNVVPSSRGSPIYPSVHSSASTGPQSYPGTMASWAFPRASFIPSPRWQSPSNYAPMIVPQGLVQVPSWNSYPGQLQSPGVQQTYGTSQQGEASSGNQGMLSPYRSSSFPVPQYALQRENVFPERPDQPECQYYMKTGDCKFGAVCKFHHPRVRSLPPPDCVLSPMGLPIRPGEELCKFYSRYGICKFGANCKFDHPMAAPMGVYAYSFSASASPASASTNVPMARRLLGSPSGSGYPS; this is encoded by the exons ATGGACGAAGCCGGAAGGGCATCCGCTCCCGCGGCGGTGACGGTCTCCGCCACCACCGCACCCGCGCACCCCCCGCcctccgccacggccgccgccgctgccgccaccgacACGTCCTCCCCCGACCCCTCCGCGCTCTATGGAG AGGGGATGTGGGAACAGATGGCCATGAACAGCGGTGCCACAATGCAACCTGGGCCATATCCTGAGCGGCCGGGTGAACCGGACTGCACATACTATCTCAGAACTGGATTGTGTAGATTTGGCATGAGCTGCAGGTTCAATCACCCTCCGGATAGGAATCTG GCTATTGCCTCTGCCAGAATGAAGGGAGAATATCCTGAGAGAGTGGGACAACCAGAATGTCAG TATTATCTGAAGACAGGAACATGCAAGTTTGGCCCTACATGCAAATTTCACCATCCCAGGGAAAAGGCTGGAATTGCAGGAAGGGTGCAGCTAAACACATTAGGATATCCACTCCGCCCG AACGAAAAAGAGTGTGCATATTATTTAAAAACAGGACAGTGTAAATATGCGAATACTTGTAAATTCCACCATCCAGAACTTTTCAATGTGGTGCCTTCTTCACGTGGTTCTCCTATTTATCCTTCTGTACATTCCTCTGCGAGCACTGGTCCTCAGTCCTATCCTGGAACTATGGCAAGCTGGGCTTTTCCACGCGCTTCTTTTATCCCAAGCCCTAGATGGCAAAGTCCTTCAAACTATGCACCAATGATTGTACCTCAGGGTCTTGTTCAAGTGCCAAGCTGGAATTCATATCCT GGTCAACTGCAGTCACCAGGGGTTCAGCAAACCTATGGAACCTCTCAACAAGGCGAAGCTAGTTCAGGAAACCAGGGAATGTTATCACCCTACAGATCCAGTTCATTTCCTGTGCCTCAATATGCATTGCAGAGAGAGAATGTATTTCCTGAGAGACCTGACCAACCAGAATGCCAATATTACATGAAGACAGGAGATTGTAAATTCGGTGCAGTGTGCAAGTTCCATCATCCACGGGTGAGATCACTGCCGCCTCCAGATTGTGTCTTAAGTCCAATGGGTCTTCCAATACGTCCC GGTGAAGAACTGTGCAAATTTTATTCGCGTTATGGCATCTGTAAGTTCGGGGCCAACTGTAAGTTTGATCATCCAATGGCTGCTCCAATGGGAGTCTACGCTTACAGTTTCTCAGCCTCAGCTTCTCCTGCATCCGCATCAACTAATGTACCTATGGCTCGACGACTTCTGGGATCCCCATCTGGTTCTGGATACCCATCCTAG